In Phyllobacterium zundukense, one DNA window encodes the following:
- a CDS encoding efflux RND transporter permease subunit, producing the protein MNFSEIFIRRPVLSTVVALMIILLGAQGLVNLSVRQYPKVEETVITIKTAYAGASADLMQGFISAPIAKAVTTTENIDYVTSSSAPSSSTVTVQMKLGANPDAALTEVISKVNQVRGDLPDEADDPVITKGTGQDFATMYLAVQNPNMTSEQITEYLERVIQPRMSTIQGVADAQILGGQVFSMRVWIDPIKLAARKTTASEVLTAINQSNFLSAPGKIENLYTASPITLKTTLQTPEAFGAMPIKSDGDNIIRLRDVARVELGAVSKDTIVSFNGASGTFLGIFPTPAANPIDMTAAVRKELPLIQASLPEGMQLYMVYDSTEQISSSIEEVFKTIGEAVLIVVAVILLFLGSFRSVIIPVVTIPISLIGVCFFLFLLGYSINLLSLLAMVLAIGLVVDDAIVVLENIHRHIEEGLRPIDAALKGMREITGPIVAMTVTLAAVFAPLGFTGGLTGSLFREFAFTLAGAVIISGVAALTVSPMMCALLLRASGHSRFQRIVDRSFGWLEGVYERRVAGSLNFRFVTLFIVIALVALTGFLFTKTNSELAPEEDSGALFAIVNGPQYATSQYTKLYADQIDALTKDLPELKTRFNILGFGATNSAFAIWVFKDWSERTKSQAQLKEELQGMISPIAGAEAFIFAPPDLPGTGGGLPISIIIQSTGPADKVFEVAEEIKNKAQASGQFIIVQNSLSFNAPQVTVTIDRDRASALGVPVSDIGQTLGLLVGGGKISKFDRDSNSYDIIPQVPQDYRSNPENLGQYFVKSASGDMVPLSAVIKITENASPAAIEQFNQLNSATISALPLPGVTTGQGLQTVIDTAKPLMPDGFFMDYSGQSRLEVEQGSTILIAFFLAVVVIYLVLAAQFESFRDPFIIMMSVPLSIFGAIVPLNLGLGTLNIYTQVGLITLVGLITKHGILMVEFANQQRELHGISRHDAIILAAKTRLRPILMTTAAMALGVIPLITASGAGAAARYSIGLVIFSGILVGTIFTLFVVPMFYTFISKKDAKTETAKTPVPDAGAEPQLGHT; encoded by the coding sequence ATGAACTTTTCAGAAATCTTCATTCGCCGTCCGGTCCTCTCGACGGTTGTCGCTTTGATGATCATTCTGCTCGGTGCTCAAGGGTTGGTGAACCTTTCCGTTCGCCAATATCCGAAAGTCGAAGAAACGGTCATCACCATCAAAACCGCCTATGCCGGCGCCAGCGCTGACCTGATGCAGGGATTTATCTCTGCTCCGATCGCAAAGGCTGTGACCACCACTGAAAACATCGACTACGTGACGTCGTCTTCTGCTCCGTCATCGAGCACGGTGACGGTCCAGATGAAGCTTGGCGCCAACCCGGACGCGGCGTTGACCGAGGTAATCTCCAAGGTCAATCAGGTGCGCGGCGACCTGCCCGACGAAGCTGATGACCCTGTCATTACCAAGGGTACCGGTCAGGATTTCGCGACCATGTATCTGGCCGTGCAAAACCCCAACATGACGAGTGAGCAGATCACCGAATATCTGGAACGCGTCATCCAGCCGCGCATGTCGACGATCCAGGGCGTCGCCGACGCGCAGATTCTGGGTGGACAGGTGTTCTCCATGCGCGTGTGGATTGATCCTATCAAACTCGCCGCCCGCAAGACGACTGCGTCGGAAGTATTGACGGCGATCAACCAGTCGAACTTCCTGTCGGCTCCGGGCAAGATCGAAAATCTTTACACCGCTTCTCCGATCACGTTGAAGACGACATTGCAGACGCCTGAAGCCTTTGGCGCGATGCCAATCAAGTCCGACGGTGACAATATCATCCGTCTACGCGATGTGGCACGGGTAGAGCTGGGGGCCGTGAGCAAGGATACAATCGTCAGCTTCAATGGAGCCAGCGGTACGTTCCTTGGTATTTTCCCGACACCTGCCGCCAATCCGATCGATATGACAGCAGCCGTTCGCAAGGAATTGCCCTTGATTCAGGCAAGCCTGCCCGAAGGCATGCAGCTTTATATGGTCTATGACTCGACCGAGCAAATCAGCTCATCGATTGAGGAAGTGTTCAAGACCATCGGCGAGGCGGTGCTGATCGTTGTTGCCGTGATCCTTCTCTTCCTTGGATCTTTCCGCTCGGTCATCATTCCGGTCGTCACCATCCCGATCTCCCTGATCGGCGTATGCTTCTTCCTGTTCCTGCTCGGTTATTCGATCAATCTGCTCTCGCTTCTGGCGATGGTTCTGGCCATTGGTCTCGTCGTCGACGACGCGATCGTGGTTCTGGAGAATATCCATCGTCATATTGAGGAGGGGCTGAGACCGATCGATGCCGCGTTAAAAGGCATGAGGGAAATCACCGGACCGATCGTGGCGATGACTGTCACGCTTGCGGCTGTGTTCGCACCCCTCGGATTTACAGGCGGCCTCACTGGCTCGCTGTTCCGTGAATTCGCGTTCACGCTTGCCGGTGCCGTCATCATCTCTGGCGTGGCGGCTTTGACCGTCTCGCCGATGATGTGCGCGCTGCTGCTGCGGGCGAGTGGTCACAGCCGGTTCCAGCGGATTGTCGACCGGAGCTTTGGCTGGCTGGAGGGCGTTTATGAACGGCGCGTTGCGGGCTCGCTGAACTTTCGGTTCGTGACCTTGTTCATTGTTATCGCGCTTGTCGCCTTGACCGGCTTCCTGTTTACCAAGACCAACTCCGAACTCGCTCCGGAAGAAGATTCGGGCGCATTGTTTGCCATCGTCAATGGTCCCCAATATGCGACATCGCAATATACCAAGCTTTACGCGGACCAGATCGATGCCTTGACCAAGGACCTGCCGGAGTTGAAAACACGCTTCAATATCCTGGGCTTCGGCGCGACGAATTCCGCTTTCGCCATCTGGGTATTCAAGGATTGGTCAGAGCGCACCAAGTCGCAGGCACAGCTCAAGGAAGAATTGCAAGGCATGATCAGCCCGATTGCTGGTGCCGAAGCCTTCATCTTTGCGCCGCCTGACTTGCCAGGCACCGGTGGCGGTCTGCCGATTTCAATCATTATCCAGTCGACTGGTCCGGCCGACAAGGTGTTCGAAGTTGCCGAGGAGATCAAGAACAAGGCGCAAGCCTCGGGGCAGTTCATCATCGTGCAGAACTCGCTGTCGTTCAATGCGCCGCAAGTCACGGTCACGATCGATCGCGATCGTGCCTCGGCGTTGGGCGTACCTGTCAGCGATATTGGCCAGACGCTTGGGCTATTGGTCGGTGGTGGTAAAATCTCGAAATTCGATCGAGATTCGAACAGCTACGACATTATTCCGCAGGTACCCCAGGACTACAGGTCCAATCCGGAAAATCTAGGTCAGTATTTCGTCAAGAGTGCCTCCGGCGACATGGTGCCCTTGTCGGCGGTCATCAAGATCACCGAAAATGCATCGCCCGCCGCCATCGAGCAGTTCAACCAGTTGAACTCGGCGACCATTTCGGCATTGCCATTGCCGGGTGTCACCACGGGCCAGGGTCTCCAGACGGTCATCGATACGGCCAAGCCGTTGATGCCGGATGGGTTCTTCATGGATTATTCCGGGCAATCGCGTCTGGAAGTCGAGCAGGGAAGCACGATCCTTATTGCCTTCTTCCTGGCCGTGGTCGTGATCTACCTGGTGCTGGCGGCGCAGTTCGAAAGCTTCCGCGATCCGTTCATCATCATGATGTCGGTTCCGCTGTCGATCTTTGGTGCAATTGTTCCGCTGAATCTCGGGCTTGGTACACTCAATATCTACACGCAGGTGGGACTTATCACGCTGGTCGGATTGATTACCAAGCACGGCATTCTGATGGTAGAGTTCGCCAATCAGCAGCGTGAGTTGCACGGTATCTCCAGGCACGACGCGATCATTCTGGCGGCGAAGACCCGGCTGCGTCCGATTCTCATGACGACGGCAGCCATGGCACTCGGCGTTATCCCGTTGATCACGGCGTCGGGTGCCGGTGCAGCGGCTCGTTACTCGATCGGCCTGGTGATTTTCTCCGGCATCCTTGTCGGTACGATCTTCACGCTCTTCGTTGTTCCGATGTTCTACACCTTCATTTCCAAGAAGGATGCGAAGACGGAGACAGCGAAAACGCCGGTGCCCGATGCCGGTGCAGAACCGCAACTCGGTCACACCTGA
- a CDS encoding efflux RND transporter periplasmic adaptor subunit — translation MIKRYIVPVIALLFVVLIGVGLVGFNLFRDKAIKDFFATMQQPAAPVSTYTVKPSSWTPEVEAIGTVSAIQGVELSVEVAGIVKEIPFTANQVIELGAPLLQLDDAIEKADIVAAQAQNVLMDQTLERARTLNTRGVGAVSSVDEAQSASLAKKAEIAKLQAVMEQKLLKAPFKGTVGIPRIELGQYLAPGTVVVSLQDLTTMRVDFTVPEQNLSQIKIGQPIKLGLTDDDTSFKGEITAIEPRIDPATRLVSVRAKVDNSEGKLRPGQFAQVRVTLPKEDDIYTLPQTALVSSLYGDYIYVVRPAEDKADAPKPAGGQATGAATAADAAKPADAAAEKKLVVAQVFVTPGRRSGLLVEVTKGVKDGDIVVTAGQNRLSPGAAVKIANDVNPAKTTDAGLAKK, via the coding sequence ATGATAAAGCGCTATATTGTCCCCGTTATCGCTCTCCTATTCGTCGTTCTCATCGGTGTTGGGTTGGTTGGCTTCAACCTCTTCCGGGATAAGGCAATCAAGGATTTCTTTGCGACCATGCAGCAGCCAGCTGCACCGGTTTCAACCTACACGGTCAAACCTAGCTCGTGGACTCCTGAAGTGGAGGCCATAGGTACGGTCAGCGCCATTCAGGGCGTCGAGCTGTCGGTCGAAGTTGCCGGCATCGTCAAGGAGATTCCGTTCACGGCCAATCAGGTCATCGAGCTGGGCGCACCGCTCCTGCAGCTCGACGACGCTATCGAGAAAGCCGATATTGTTGCGGCTCAGGCGCAGAATGTGTTGATGGACCAGACTCTGGAGCGCGCACGCACTCTTAATACAAGAGGGGTTGGCGCGGTATCGAGCGTCGATGAAGCGCAATCGGCATCTTTGGCCAAGAAGGCCGAGATTGCCAAATTACAGGCCGTCATGGAGCAGAAACTGTTGAAGGCGCCATTCAAGGGCACCGTCGGTATTCCGCGCATCGAACTCGGTCAGTATCTGGCACCGGGCACGGTGGTTGTTAGCCTGCAGGACCTTACCACGATGCGCGTTGACTTCACGGTTCCGGAGCAGAACTTGAGTCAAATCAAGATAGGTCAGCCGATCAAGCTCGGCCTGACGGATGATGATACCAGCTTCAAAGGTGAGATCACGGCTATCGAACCCAGGATCGACCCGGCGACGCGATTGGTTTCGGTTCGGGCGAAAGTGGACAATTCGGAAGGAAAACTGCGTCCGGGCCAGTTTGCCCAGGTTCGTGTCACCCTTCCAAAGGAAGACGATATCTATACGCTGCCCCAAACTGCGCTCGTTTCAAGCCTGTACGGCGATTACATTTATGTTGTTCGTCCTGCAGAGGATAAAGCTGATGCGCCGAAGCCGGCAGGTGGGCAGGCCACAGGCGCCGCGACCGCCGCGGATGCGGCAAAACCTGCAGACGCGGCCGCTGAAAAGAAGCTTGTCGTTGCGCAGGTCTTCGTCACGCCGGGGCGCCGCTCCGGCCTCCTCGTCGAGGTAACCAAAGGCGTCAAGGACGGCGATATCGTTGTTACCGCGGGTCAGAACCGTTTGAGCCCCGGCGCGGCAGTCAAGATCGCCAATGACGTTAATCCAGCAAAGACAACAGACGCAGGACTGGCAAAGAAATGA
- a CDS encoding TetR/AcrR family transcriptional regulator, whose protein sequence is MTADILSTKDKILQAAAEIAKEVGPVHLSLDAVARRAGLSKGGLLYTFPTKAKLLEALVEQHVGEFDESLREEEAKRNHGPDSVVQACIEVYRAEFVCNEPEPSGILAAIANDPGFIEPIRRYNRQLWQRMKENSEDPTLALIAFLTIEGLRTLKLFEMDVPSREEQIVAIDRLRSLFEPADPHKISEPVNA, encoded by the coding sequence ATGACAGCGGACATCCTCTCTACAAAAGACAAGATCTTGCAGGCAGCAGCCGAAATCGCCAAGGAAGTGGGGCCTGTGCACCTTTCACTGGATGCGGTGGCGCGGCGAGCGGGTCTTTCAAAGGGAGGATTGCTTTATACGTTTCCGACCAAGGCCAAACTGCTTGAAGCGCTTGTAGAGCAGCACGTCGGCGAATTCGACGAATCACTTCGCGAGGAGGAGGCCAAGCGAAACCATGGCCCCGACAGCGTGGTACAAGCCTGTATAGAAGTCTACCGTGCGGAGTTCGTTTGCAACGAACCGGAACCCTCCGGTATTCTCGCGGCGATTGCCAACGATCCAGGTTTTATCGAGCCCATCCGCCGCTACAACAGGCAGTTGTGGCAGCGCATGAAGGAAAATTCCGAAGATCCGACCCTCGCACTTATCGCTTTCCTGACGATCGAAGGTCTTCGCACTTTGAAACTCTTTGAAATGGATGTGCCAAGCAGAGAAGAACAGATCGTCGCGATTGACCGGCTGAGAAGCCTGTTCGAGCCGGCCGACCCGCATAAGATATCCGAGCCGGTCAACGCGTAG